In Catenulispora sp. MAP5-51, the following proteins share a genomic window:
- a CDS encoding APC family permease, giving the protein MSVVTPPRVPARPDQQRLRGGALGLLDIAGSTMANIGPAMSFYFSFGFLATASGLASPLTIVAAGVAVALLGNTLAQFSRAHPSAGSFVTFVGTTFGGASAVATALLAALGYIIGISAVIAVSGGFLATTLEYYAGWSPPWVVWTLVLTAASAALIVRGIVLSTKVAGFFFAVELVMLLVVSVSAIVKHGGHLSAAPFLPSHIRGGMTGLAEGFPLAVYLFIGWENSAALAEESENPRRDVGRAVFSSIAVMSLSYVLFAYATVTGFGYDVHKVGAADVPFMVVARGTLGVLAFLAYIAGLTSTVGSLIAGANSQTRLLFNAGRERLLPAFLGYVHPTRRTPTNAILTFIAAALLIIGGWGLGHVLGHHGGMNATVFFAEASSMGSILILLVYLAANVALPFYYRRYRPTEFRPVRHVVLPALGALAIVVPLYYLVKPGQPAPYSWFPYVSLALLAASVAYAIVLTRRDPALGERVGAIVADGYEE; this is encoded by the coding sequence ATGTCCGTAGTCACACCGCCGCGGGTCCCCGCCCGGCCGGACCAGCAGCGCCTGCGCGGCGGGGCGCTGGGGCTGCTGGACATCGCCGGGTCGACGATGGCCAACATCGGGCCGGCGATGAGCTTCTACTTCAGCTTCGGGTTCCTGGCCACGGCCTCCGGTCTGGCCTCGCCGCTGACGATCGTCGCCGCCGGCGTGGCCGTCGCCCTGCTGGGGAACACGCTGGCGCAGTTCTCACGGGCGCATCCCTCCGCCGGCAGCTTCGTCACGTTCGTCGGGACCACCTTCGGCGGGGCCAGCGCGGTGGCGACGGCGCTGTTGGCGGCGCTCGGTTACATCATCGGCATCTCCGCGGTGATCGCGGTGTCCGGCGGTTTCCTGGCCACCACGCTGGAGTACTACGCGGGCTGGAGCCCGCCGTGGGTGGTGTGGACGCTGGTGCTGACCGCGGCCTCGGCGGCGCTGATCGTGCGCGGGATCGTGCTGTCGACCAAGGTCGCGGGCTTCTTCTTCGCGGTGGAACTGGTCATGCTGCTGGTGGTGTCGGTCTCGGCGATCGTCAAGCACGGCGGCCACCTGTCGGCCGCGCCGTTCCTGCCGAGCCACATCCGGGGCGGGATGACCGGGCTGGCCGAGGGCTTCCCGCTGGCGGTGTACCTGTTCATCGGCTGGGAGAACTCGGCGGCGCTGGCCGAGGAGAGCGAGAACCCGCGGCGGGACGTCGGGCGCGCGGTGTTCTCCTCGATCGCGGTGATGTCGCTGAGCTACGTGCTGTTCGCCTACGCCACGGTCACCGGGTTCGGCTACGACGTGCACAAGGTCGGCGCGGCGGACGTGCCGTTCATGGTGGTGGCGCGCGGGACGCTGGGCGTCCTGGCGTTCCTTGCGTACATCGCCGGACTCACCTCGACGGTCGGCTCGCTCATCGCCGGCGCCAACTCCCAGACCCGGCTGCTGTTCAACGCTGGCCGCGAGCGGCTGCTGCCGGCGTTCCTGGGGTACGTGCACCCGACACGGCGCACGCCGACGAACGCGATCCTGACGTTCATCGCCGCCGCCCTGCTGATCATCGGCGGCTGGGGACTGGGGCACGTGCTGGGGCACCACGGCGGAATGAACGCGACGGTGTTCTTCGCCGAGGCCTCGTCGATGGGCTCGATCCTGATCCTGCTGGTCTACCTCGCGGCGAACGTCGCGCTGCCGTTCTACTACCGCAGGTACCGGCCCACCGAGTTCCGCCCGGTGCGGCACGTAGTGCTGCCGGCCCTGGGAGCGCTGGCGATCGTGGTCCCGTTGTACTACTTGGTGAAACCCGGCCAGCCGGCGCCGTACAGTTGGTTCCCCTATGTCTCGCTTGCCCTGCTGGCGGCCTCCGTGGCCTACGCAATAGTCCTGACCCGCCGCGATCCGGCGCTGGGCGAGCGGGTCGGAGCGATCGTCGCCGACGGTTATGAGGAATGA
- a CDS encoding GntR family transcriptional regulator gives MANTAGKFGPYPAPALTAPLRGTNTARLPARAPVRQQTGAELIRSRIALQVRLGVLAPGERLPDTGVIAEELGMSEMTVRRALETMCQDGLLDRRRGRVGGTFVAPNWDAIVDAFRDEEQAASLEDFHLLLECGLVARSADELPTAWDSGLQAVVDEMNATGDHAELLRLEACFHLGLAEALGQGMAGEEVADLLGRLCLLAPVPDAARLQEANKQHADLLAALELGRLDAAVGAVKAHRVMGV, from the coding sequence GTGGCGAACACTGCGGGCAAGTTCGGGCCCTACCCGGCGCCGGCGCTGACGGCGCCGCTCCGCGGCACGAACACGGCCCGGCTCCCGGCCCGGGCGCCGGTCCGCCAGCAGACCGGCGCGGAACTGATCCGCTCGCGCATAGCCCTCCAGGTCCGCCTCGGCGTACTGGCCCCGGGCGAAAGGCTCCCCGACACCGGCGTCATCGCCGAGGAACTCGGCATGAGCGAGATGACAGTCCGCCGCGCCCTGGAAACCATGTGCCAGGACGGCCTGCTGGACCGAAGGCGGGGCCGCGTGGGCGGCACCTTCGTCGCACCGAACTGGGACGCGATCGTGGACGCCTTCCGCGACGAGGAACAGGCGGCCTCCCTGGAGGACTTCCACCTCCTGCTGGAATGCGGCCTGGTCGCCCGCTCCGCCGACGAACTCCCCACCGCCTGGGACTCAGGCCTCCAGGCAGTCGTCGACGAGATGAACGCCACCGGCGACCACGCGGAACTGCTGCGCCTGGAGGCGTGCTTCCACCTCGGCCTGGCCGAGGCACTGGGACAGGGGATGGCGGGCGAGGAAGTCGCGGACCTGCTGGGCCGGCTGTGCCTGCTGGCACCGGTCCCGGACGCGGCACGGTTGCAGGAGGCGAACAAGCAGCACGCGGACCTGCTCGCGGCACTGGAGCTCGGGCGGTTGGATGCCGCAGTCGGGGCGGTGAAGGCACATCGGGTCATGGGGGTGTGA
- a CDS encoding MFS transporter — MSTEVAAAAAVAAPADAAVPADAAFPADAAVPADAAPADAVPTAAVDSASDTGSWRELFRGGTGLLVLGLLLLEFATAMQYFAVAVVMPLVAHDLHAERSYGWLLGSYGMAMIAAAPLTPGITARLGRMRTAGLASAVFVVGGVLAAVSGSAVVFVAARVFQGFGSGVLTTFGVSAVAHSIPERLRKRVYSLISAMWLLPAFVGPVYASAVSDLLGWRWALTLILPLVVVGRALVVRRAGMVQQVQAREVQTPPFVRVLILIAGCLLLLTGTSVKSAVGQIVAVCGLLLVAAAARKLLPTGERGPRLAILAMLTLSLGYSGLDAMATVIARSGFDSSIAAASAVLTCDAVAWSTLAFLQPKFHERWRLSTGTAGVIGALLVAVPVAGLPLMLAAHLSSSTAMPLMWAAFLVSGSGMGFIYTNLPVTAVGVANKSATDAFAAGLVLAESMGASLGSMIGGGLYSYGLQRGLSAWHALAVAVGALSVSLFATVFVAIAIRRHLAA, encoded by the coding sequence ATGAGCACTGAGGTCGCCGCTGCCGCCGCTGTCGCGGCTCCGGCCGACGCCGCCGTTCCGGCCGACGCCGCCTTTCCGGCCGACGCCGCCGTTCCGGCCGACGCGGCTCCGGCCGACGCCGTTCCGACCGCCGCCGTCGATTCCGCGTCCGATACCGGGTCTTGGCGCGAGCTCTTCCGGGGCGGCACCGGGCTGCTAGTGCTCGGCCTGCTGCTGCTCGAGTTCGCGACCGCCATGCAGTACTTCGCGGTGGCGGTGGTGATGCCGTTGGTGGCGCACGATCTGCACGCCGAGCGTTCCTACGGTTGGCTGCTCGGCTCCTACGGCATGGCGATGATCGCCGCGGCGCCGTTGACGCCCGGGATCACCGCACGCCTGGGGCGGATGCGGACTGCCGGGCTGGCGTCCGCCGTGTTCGTGGTGGGTGGGGTGCTGGCAGCGGTGTCGGGGTCGGCGGTGGTGTTCGTCGCCGCGCGGGTGTTCCAGGGGTTCGGGTCCGGGGTGCTGACCACGTTCGGGGTGAGTGCTGTCGCGCACTCCATTCCCGAGCGGCTGCGCAAGCGGGTGTACTCGCTGATCTCGGCGATGTGGCTGCTGCCGGCGTTCGTCGGGCCGGTGTACGCCTCGGCGGTGTCGGATCTCCTTGGGTGGCGCTGGGCGCTGACGTTGATCCTGCCATTGGTGGTCGTCGGCCGTGCGCTGGTGGTGCGGCGGGCCGGGATGGTTCAGCAAGTGCAAGCCCGCGAGGTGCAGACGCCACCCTTCGTCAGAGTCTTGATCCTCATCGCCGGCTGCCTGCTCCTGCTCACCGGCACCAGCGTGAAGAGCGCCGTCGGCCAGATCGTCGCCGTCTGCGGCCTGCTACTGGTCGCCGCCGCCGCGCGAAAGCTCCTACCCACCGGGGAGCGCGGTCCGAGGCTGGCGATCCTGGCGATGCTGACGCTCTCACTCGGCTACTCCGGCCTGGACGCCATGGCGACGGTCATCGCCCGCAGCGGCTTCGACTCCTCCATCGCGGCGGCGTCGGCAGTCCTCACCTGCGACGCAGTCGCCTGGTCGACCCTTGCGTTCCTGCAACCGAAGTTCCACGAGCGCTGGCGGCTGAGCACCGGGACGGCCGGTGTGATCGGCGCGCTGCTGGTCGCGGTACCAGTGGCCGGGCTGCCCCTGATGCTGGCCGCGCACCTGTCATCGAGCACTGCGATGCCCTTGATGTGGGCGGCGTTCCTGGTCTCCGGATCGGGAATGGGCTTCATCTACACGAACCTGCCGGTAACGGCCGTCGGAGTCGCGAACAAGTCGGCAACCGACGCCTTCGCCGCCGGGCTCGTTCTGGCCGAGTCGATGGGCGCGAGCCTGGGTTCGATGATCGGCGGCGGCCTGTATTCCTACGGCCTGCAGCGAGGTCTGTCGGCGTGGCACGCACTCGCGGTGGCGGTCGGTGCGCTCAGCGTGTCGTTGTTCGCGACCGTATTCGTCGCCATCGCGATCCGGCGCCACTTGGCGGCGTAG
- a CDS encoding APC family permease gives MDPPSTAPAPPATGPEPGDNRLRGGSLGLLDIASSTMANIGPAMSFYFGFGLLATTAGVASPLTIVCAGITVALLGNTLAQFSRAHPSAGGFITFVGKTFGPTSAVTTALLVTAGYIIAMASVIAISGGFLEMTLNYYFGWNVPWILFTLVLTGLAVVLMVRGVGMSTRIAGYFFAVEMTVLVVVSVVTIAKHGAHLSLKPFTPSHVKGGMSGLAEGFPLAVYMFIGWENSAALAEETENPRRNVGRAVFSSIAIMSVGYVLFAYATVTGFGYDADKAGASPVPFIDVAHGTLGALAFFAYLAGLTSTLGALISGTNSQTRLLFNAGRERLLPGILGRVHPTRRTPLNAIVVFVSAGLLIIGVWGLLHIIGGKGTMDPVNFFAESSTMGTILILLVYLASNVALPFYYHKYQRAEFNVVRHAVLPVIGAAAIIVPLYYLAKPGQSTPYNWFPYLALGVLAVALVYAVVLTRRDPGLGERVGSIVADAE, from the coding sequence ATGGATCCCCCCTCCACCGCGCCCGCGCCACCGGCCACCGGGCCCGAGCCCGGCGACAACCGCCTGCGCGGCGGGTCGCTGGGGCTGCTCGACATCGCCAGCTCCACGATGGCCAACATCGGGCCGGCGATGAGTTTCTACTTCGGCTTCGGGTTGCTGGCCACCACGGCCGGGGTGGCCTCGCCGCTGACCATCGTGTGTGCCGGGATCACCGTCGCGTTGCTCGGCAACACGTTGGCCCAGTTCTCGCGGGCGCATCCCTCGGCCGGCGGTTTCATCACGTTCGTGGGCAAGACGTTCGGGCCGACGAGTGCCGTGACCACCGCGCTGTTGGTCACCGCCGGCTACATCATCGCCATGGCGTCGGTGATCGCGATCTCCGGCGGGTTCCTGGAGATGACGCTGAACTACTACTTCGGCTGGAACGTGCCGTGGATCCTGTTCACGCTGGTGCTCACCGGCTTGGCCGTGGTGCTCATGGTCCGCGGGGTCGGGATGTCCACGCGGATCGCCGGGTACTTCTTCGCGGTCGAGATGACGGTGCTGGTCGTGGTGTCGGTGGTGACCATCGCCAAGCACGGTGCGCACCTGTCGCTCAAGCCGTTCACGCCCAGCCACGTCAAGGGCGGCATGTCGGGGCTCGCTGAGGGCTTCCCGCTGGCCGTCTACATGTTCATCGGCTGGGAGAACTCCGCGGCGCTGGCCGAGGAGACCGAGAACCCGCGGCGCAACGTCGGGCGGGCGGTGTTCTCCTCGATCGCGATCATGTCGGTCGGCTATGTGCTGTTCGCGTACGCCACCGTCACCGGCTTCGGTTACGACGCCGACAAGGCCGGCGCCTCGCCCGTGCCGTTCATCGACGTGGCCCACGGCACCCTCGGCGCCCTGGCGTTCTTCGCCTACCTCGCCGGCCTGACCTCCACCCTCGGCGCGCTGATCTCCGGCACGAACTCCCAGACCCGCCTGCTGTTCAACGCCGGCCGCGAGCGGCTGCTGCCGGGCATCCTGGGCCGCGTGCACCCGACGCGCCGCACACCGCTCAACGCGATCGTCGTCTTCGTCTCGGCCGGCCTGCTGATCATCGGGGTCTGGGGCCTGCTGCACATCATCGGCGGCAAGGGGACGATGGACCCGGTGAACTTCTTCGCCGAGTCCTCGACCATGGGCACCATCCTGATCCTGCTGGTGTATCTGGCCTCGAACGTCGCGCTGCCGTTCTACTACCACAAGTACCAGCGCGCGGAGTTCAACGTGGTCCGGCACGCGGTGCTGCCGGTCATCGGCGCCGCGGCCATCATCGTGCCGCTGTACTACCTGGCCAAGCCGGGCCAGTCGACGCCCTACAACTGGTTCCCGTACCTGGCGCTCGGCGTGCTGGCGGTAGCGCTGGTGTACGCGGTGGTGCTCACCCGCCGCGATCCGGGCCTGGGCGAGCGCGTCGGATCGATCGTCGCCGACGCGGAGTAG
- a CDS encoding flavin reductase family protein — protein sequence MTVRDITAAHHPKELRRVYGAFPSGVTAVAALVDGVPVGLAASSFTSVSLAPALVSVCADNRSATWPLLRTLPRLGISVLGAHQEAACRRLSSKNGERFAELEYRTSADGAVFVEGASAWLDCSVESVLPAGDHDIIVFRVHDLDADADVPPLVFHGGTFGRLAA from the coding sequence ATGACCGTTCGGGACATCACGGCCGCACACCATCCCAAGGAACTGCGACGCGTCTACGGGGCCTTCCCGTCGGGAGTGACCGCCGTGGCCGCGCTCGTGGACGGCGTCCCGGTGGGCCTGGCCGCGAGCTCGTTCACCTCGGTGTCGCTGGCGCCGGCGCTGGTCTCGGTCTGCGCGGACAACCGCTCGGCGACCTGGCCGCTGCTGCGGACGCTGCCGCGCCTGGGTATCAGTGTTCTGGGGGCGCATCAGGAGGCGGCATGCCGTCGGCTGTCGTCGAAGAACGGGGAGCGCTTCGCAGAGCTGGAATATCGGACGAGCGCTGACGGCGCGGTCTTCGTCGAGGGGGCCAGTGCCTGGCTGGACTGCTCCGTCGAGTCCGTGCTCCCGGCCGGCGACCACGACATCATCGTCTTCCGGGTGCACGATCTCGATGCTGATGCGGACGTGCCGCCGCTGGTGTTCCACGGCGGCACGTTCGGGCGGTTGGCGGCGTGA
- a CDS encoding LLM class flavin-dependent oxidoreductase, producing the protein MANTPLGVLDLVPISSGSTAAQALRNSIDLAKQTESFGYARYWFAEHHLNPGVAGTSPAVVLALTAAATSTIRLGSGAVLLGHRTALNTVEEFGLLDAAFPGRFDLGLGRSGGSRTPGAVPQSAPAGSATVVDGYTANGLRIPARFDFAPLLKSPRFALHRALLQQPNAQTPEYVDQIADILALLTGTYVDGNGQEAHVVPGEGAEVQVWILGSSGGASAEVAGGNGLRFATNYHVSPATVLEAAEGYRAAFKPSTELDAPHVGVSADVVVAETEARARELASGYGAWVRSIRTAEGAIQFPTPEEARALPWTEADRTLVADRVETQFVGTAEQVADQLEVLRDAVGADELIVTTITHDHADRVASYRLLAEEWARR; encoded by the coding sequence ATGGCCAACACTCCCCTCGGCGTCCTGGACCTGGTCCCGATCAGCTCCGGATCCACCGCCGCTCAGGCCCTTCGTAACAGCATCGACCTCGCCAAGCAGACCGAGAGCTTCGGCTACGCGCGCTACTGGTTCGCCGAGCACCACCTCAATCCGGGCGTGGCCGGCACCAGTCCCGCCGTGGTCCTGGCGCTCACCGCCGCCGCGACCTCGACCATCCGCCTGGGCTCCGGCGCCGTCCTGCTCGGCCACCGCACTGCGCTGAACACCGTCGAGGAGTTCGGGCTGCTCGACGCCGCCTTCCCCGGCCGCTTCGACCTCGGGCTCGGGCGCTCCGGCGGGAGCCGCACGCCCGGCGCGGTGCCGCAGTCCGCACCCGCCGGCAGCGCCACCGTCGTCGACGGCTACACCGCCAACGGCCTGCGCATCCCGGCGCGCTTCGACTTCGCACCGCTGTTGAAGTCCCCGCGCTTCGCACTTCACAGGGCTCTGCTTCAGCAGCCGAACGCCCAGACGCCCGAGTACGTGGACCAGATCGCCGACATCCTGGCGCTGCTGACCGGCACCTATGTCGACGGCAACGGCCAGGAGGCGCACGTCGTGCCCGGCGAGGGCGCCGAAGTGCAGGTGTGGATCCTGGGCAGCAGCGGCGGTGCCAGTGCCGAGGTGGCCGGCGGCAACGGGCTGCGGTTCGCGACCAACTACCACGTCAGCCCGGCGACGGTGCTGGAGGCGGCCGAGGGCTACCGGGCCGCGTTCAAGCCCTCGACCGAGCTCGACGCGCCGCACGTCGGCGTCTCGGCCGACGTCGTGGTCGCCGAGACCGAGGCGCGGGCCCGGGAACTGGCCTCCGGCTACGGCGCGTGGGTGCGCAGCATCCGCACCGCCGAGGGCGCGATCCAGTTCCCGACACCGGAGGAGGCGCGGGCCCTGCCCTGGACCGAGGCCGACCGCACGCTGGTCGCCGACCGGGTCGAGACCCAGTTCGTGGGCACCGCGGAGCAGGTCGCGGACCAGCTGGAGGTGCTGCGCGACGCGGTCGGCGCCGACGAGCTGATCGTCACCACGATCACCCACGACCACGCCGACCGCGTGGCCTCCTATCGGCTGCTGGCCGAGGAATGGGCCAGGCGGTGA
- a CDS encoding LLM class flavin-dependent oxidoreductase, translated as MRFLTISLIVHAPDPTTGAQVPTNERFRQVVDAAVLAEELGFDGFGVGERHERPFISSSPTVVLSHIAAKTSRIKLFTAVTTLSLLDPVRAYEDYATLDHLSGGRLELIIGKGNGSAQRELFHVTPEDQWERNAESYELFRRIWREDKVTAAAKFRPPLTDAEVWPRPFQQPIRVWHGSATSEESVDLAARYGDPLFSANVTNPIEPYAELIRYYRERWVFHGHDPAKAAVGAGTAGFYAAATSQEALRGYAPVFAGHLAMSKRLGIEPVFPTLEDFVTRSSALIGSPQQILEKVHRYHEQFGHTVLHLQAEPSGLTPAEHRASLERFQTEIAPVLRREIPDPPWDWDARPDGAAGDPDAAWPPHLIPTLQGA; from the coding sequence ATGAGGTTCCTGACCATATCGCTGATCGTGCACGCCCCGGATCCGACCACCGGCGCGCAGGTCCCGACGAACGAGCGCTTCCGGCAGGTGGTGGACGCCGCGGTGCTCGCCGAGGAGCTGGGTTTCGACGGCTTCGGGGTCGGCGAGCGGCACGAGCGGCCGTTCATCTCCTCCTCGCCGACCGTGGTGCTCAGCCACATCGCGGCGAAGACCAGCCGGATCAAGCTGTTCACGGCCGTGACGACGCTGAGCCTGCTGGACCCGGTGCGCGCGTATGAGGACTATGCGACGCTCGACCATCTCTCGGGCGGCCGGCTGGAACTCATCATCGGCAAGGGAAACGGCTCGGCGCAACGCGAGCTGTTCCATGTCACGCCGGAAGACCAGTGGGAACGCAACGCCGAGTCCTACGAGCTGTTCCGGCGGATCTGGCGCGAGGACAAGGTGACGGCCGCCGCGAAGTTCCGGCCGCCCCTCACCGACGCGGAGGTCTGGCCCCGGCCGTTCCAGCAGCCGATCCGCGTGTGGCACGGCAGCGCGACCTCGGAGGAGTCGGTCGACCTGGCCGCGCGCTACGGCGACCCGCTCTTCTCGGCGAACGTCACCAACCCGATCGAGCCCTACGCCGAGCTGATCCGCTACTACCGCGAGCGCTGGGTGTTCCACGGCCACGACCCCGCGAAAGCAGCAGTCGGTGCGGGCACCGCCGGCTTCTATGCGGCGGCCACCTCGCAGGAGGCGCTGCGCGGCTACGCCCCGGTGTTCGCCGGCCACCTGGCGATGTCCAAGCGGCTGGGCATCGAGCCGGTGTTCCCGACGCTGGAGGACTTCGTGACCCGCAGCTCGGCGCTGATCGGCAGCCCGCAGCAGATCCTTGAGAAGGTCCACCGCTACCACGAGCAGTTCGGGCACACGGTCCTGCACCTGCAGGCCGAGCCCTCGGGCCTGACCCCGGCCGAGCACCGCGCGTCGCTGGAGCGGTTCCAGACGGAGATCGCGCCGGTGCTGCGGCGGGAGATCCCGGATCCGCCGTGGGATTGGGACGCACGGCCCGATGGCGCGGCCGGCGATCCCGATGCCGCCTGGCCTCCGCACCTCATTCCCACCTTGCAAGGAGCCTGA
- a CDS encoding NtaA/DmoA family FMN-dependent monooxygenase (This protein belongs to a clade of FMN-dependent monooxygenases, within a broader family of flavin-dependent oxidoreductases, the luciferase-like monooxygenase (LMM) family, some of whose members use coenzyme F420 rather than FMN.), translated as MSKPVKQIHLAAHFPGVNNTTVWSDPAAGSHIQFDSFAHFAKTAERAKFDFVFLAEGLRLREQGGQIYDLDVVGRPDTFTVLAALAAVTERIGLTGTINSTFNEPYEVARQFASLDHLSAGRAAWNVVTSWDAFTGENFRRGGYLAEQDRYDRAETFLRTAWELFDSWDGYRIEADKESGVFLSDPKAGTFEHHDRHFDISGRFNVPTSPQGRPVIFQAGDSDAGREFAAAAADAIFGRHSQLEPGQAFYTDVKRRLPKYGRTPEDLLILPAATFVLGDTDAEAAELAVEVRRAQVSGQTAIKFLEQLWNRDLSAYDPDGPLPEVDPDVSGDSISKGRAADRMYRDRIAVAREYREQAQAKGLSIRELMIERTSRQSFIGSAETIATQIDELVQADAADGYILVPHVTPGGLDAFADRVVPILQERGRYRADYEGTTLREHLGLGAANKTAAPVPAGAVR; from the coding sequence ATGAGCAAGCCCGTGAAGCAGATCCACCTGGCCGCGCACTTCCCCGGCGTCAACAACACCACGGTGTGGAGCGACCCGGCCGCCGGCAGCCACATCCAGTTCGACTCCTTCGCGCACTTCGCCAAGACCGCCGAGCGCGCCAAGTTCGACTTCGTCTTCCTGGCCGAGGGCCTGCGGCTGCGCGAGCAGGGCGGCCAGATCTACGACCTGGACGTGGTCGGCCGCCCCGACACCTTCACCGTGCTGGCGGCGCTGGCCGCCGTCACCGAGCGCATCGGCCTGACCGGCACCATCAACTCCACCTTCAACGAGCCCTACGAGGTGGCCCGGCAGTTCGCTTCGCTGGACCACCTGTCCGCCGGGCGCGCCGCCTGGAACGTCGTCACCTCCTGGGACGCCTTCACCGGCGAGAACTTCCGGCGCGGCGGCTACCTCGCCGAACAGGACCGGTACGACCGCGCCGAGACGTTCCTGCGCACCGCCTGGGAGCTGTTCGACTCCTGGGACGGCTACCGGATCGAGGCCGACAAGGAATCAGGGGTCTTCCTCTCCGACCCCAAGGCCGGCACGTTCGAGCACCACGACCGGCACTTCGACATCTCCGGCCGGTTCAACGTCCCGACCTCGCCGCAGGGCCGTCCGGTCATCTTCCAGGCCGGCGACTCCGATGCCGGCCGGGAGTTCGCGGCCGCGGCCGCCGACGCCATCTTCGGGCGGCACAGCCAGCTGGAGCCGGGCCAGGCGTTCTACACCGACGTCAAGCGCCGCCTGCCCAAGTACGGCCGCACGCCCGAGGACCTGCTCATCCTGCCGGCCGCCACCTTCGTGCTCGGCGACACCGACGCCGAGGCCGCGGAGCTGGCCGTCGAGGTGCGGCGGGCGCAGGTGAGCGGACAGACCGCGATCAAGTTCCTGGAGCAGCTGTGGAACCGGGACCTGAGCGCCTACGACCCGGACGGCCCGCTGCCGGAGGTCGACCCGGATGTCTCCGGCGACTCGATCTCCAAGGGGCGCGCCGCCGATCGGATGTACCGGGACCGCATCGCGGTCGCGCGCGAATACCGCGAGCAGGCCCAGGCGAAGGGCCTGTCCATCAGGGAACTGATGATCGAGAGGACCTCGCGGCAGTCCTTCATCGGCTCCGCCGAGACCATCGCGACGCAGATCGACGAGCTGGTGCAGGCCGACGCCGCCGACGGCTACATCCTGGTGCCGCACGTCACCCCCGGCGGCCTGGACGCGTTCGCCGACCGCGTGGTCCCGATCCTTCAGGAGCGCGGCCGGTACCGCGCCGACTACGAGGGCACGACGCTGCGCGAGCACCTGGGGCTGGGCGCGGCCAACAAGACCGCCGCGCCGGTCCCGGCGGGGGCCGTGCGATGA
- a CDS encoding LLM class flavin-dependent oxidoreductase → MSPDPLLHLAVALDGAGWHPAAWREPDARPAELFTGAYWSDLVAEAEEGLLDFVTIEDSFGIQSTDFNDVDDRVDQVRGRLDAVLTAARTAPATSRIGIVPTVVSTHTEPFHLSKAVATLDYAARGRAGLRIQISAKPHEYALIGRRTTEPVVLADINTDEVQARIAEHFSEAADYVEVVRRLWDSWEDDAEIRDAATGRFVDRAKLHHIDFEGDWFDVRGPSITPRPPQGQPVVTALGHATIPYQLIARAADVGFVTPHDRDGAAAIVAEIRREQEFAGRASQRLHVFGDLVVFLDETTAAAEERRARLDEAAGTPYTSDAHIFAGTASELADLLADWRHAGLTGYRLRPAALPHDLTRITRELVPELQARGLFRTAYQASTLRGHLGLSRPASRYAVAADDDPAPTAVGAGAGASAGHQGS, encoded by the coding sequence ATGTCCCCCGATCCCTTGCTGCACCTGGCCGTCGCCCTGGACGGCGCGGGCTGGCACCCGGCCGCCTGGCGCGAGCCGGACGCCCGCCCCGCCGAGCTGTTCACCGGCGCCTACTGGTCCGACCTGGTCGCCGAGGCCGAGGAAGGCCTGCTCGACTTCGTCACCATCGAGGACTCCTTCGGGATCCAGAGCACTGACTTCAATGACGTCGACGACCGGGTGGACCAGGTCCGCGGCCGCCTGGACGCGGTGCTGACAGCGGCCCGGACCGCGCCGGCCACCTCGCGCATCGGGATCGTGCCGACCGTCGTGTCCACCCACACCGAGCCCTTCCACCTGTCCAAGGCGGTGGCCACGCTGGACTACGCCGCGCGCGGCCGGGCCGGGCTGCGGATCCAGATATCGGCCAAGCCGCACGAGTACGCGCTCATCGGCCGCCGCACCACCGAGCCGGTGGTCCTGGCGGACATCAACACCGACGAGGTCCAGGCGCGCATCGCCGAGCACTTCAGCGAGGCGGCCGACTACGTCGAGGTGGTGCGGCGGCTGTGGGACAGCTGGGAGGACGACGCCGAGATCCGCGACGCCGCCACCGGCCGGTTCGTCGACCGCGCCAAGCTGCACCACATCGACTTCGAGGGCGACTGGTTCGACGTGCGGGGGCCCTCGATCACGCCGCGCCCGCCGCAGGGCCAGCCGGTGGTCACCGCGCTCGGCCACGCGACGATCCCCTACCAGCTCATCGCGCGCGCCGCCGACGTCGGCTTCGTCACCCCGCACGACCGGGACGGCGCGGCCGCGATCGTCGCCGAGATCCGGCGCGAGCAGGAGTTCGCGGGCCGGGCTTCGCAAAGGCTGCACGTCTTCGGCGACCTCGTGGTCTTCCTCGACGAGACGACCGCCGCCGCCGAGGAGCGCCGGGCCCGGCTGGACGAGGCGGCCGGCACGCCGTACACCAGCGACGCGCACATCTTCGCCGGAACCGCCTCGGAACTGGCCGACCTGCTGGCCGACTGGCGGCACGCCGGGTTGACCGGCTACCGGCTGCGCCCGGCGGCGCTGCCGCACGACCTGACCCGGATCACCCGCGAGTTGGTCCCGGAACTCCAGGCCCGCGGCTTGTTCCGTACCGCGTATCAGGCCTCGACCCTGCGCGGGCACCTGGGGCTGTCGCGGCCCGCCAGCCGTTACGCCGTCGCCGCCGACGACGATCCCGCCCCGACGGCAGTCGGGGCCGGGGCCGGTGCCAGCGCCGGACACCAAGGAAGCTGA